In Parageobacillus sp. KH3-4, the genomic window TGCGGTGGATTTTGTCGAAATACCATCTTCTTTCCTTAACTATTTGCCATTTCCACAATTCTTTTTCTAAATAATCCTCTGATAAAGGAGGGGGCAACGGGTGGAAAACATCCATGATTTATGGAATCGCGTGCTTGGGGAAATTGAAAAGAAAATTAGCAAGCCGAGTTTTGAAACTTGGCTAAAATCAACAAAAGCCCACTCTTTACGAGGTGACACGCTTGTCATTGTAGCCCCAAATGAGTTTGCGAGAGATTGGCTTGATTCCCGCTATTCTCGTTTAATTACTGAAACCATTTACGACATTACTGGAGAAGAACTTGCCGTTAAGTTCATTATTCCTCCTAATCAATCCGAAGATGATTTCGATCTTCAACAATCTTTGAAAAAGCAGCGAAAGTCGTACGAGGAACCAGCCGATTTTCCGCAAAGCATGTTGAATCCAAAATATACGTTCGACACATTTGTTATCGGTTCCGGCAACCGCTTTGCCCACGCTGCTTCGTTAGCGGTCGCAGAAGCGCCAGCAAAAGCATACAATCCGCTATTTATTTACGGCGGGGTTGGATTAGGCAAAACGCATTTAATGCATGCGATCGGCCACTACGTCATCGAACATAATCCGTCCGCTAAAGTAGTATATTTGTCTTCAGAAAAATTTACAAACGAGTTTATTAACGCGATTCGCGACAACCGTCCGGACGATTTCCGCAACAAATATCGGAACGTTGACGTTCTATTAATTGATGATATTCAGTTTTTGGCAGGAAAAGAACAAACGCAAGAAGAATTTTTCCATACGTTTAACACGCTACATGAAGAAAGCAAACAAATCGTTATTTCCAGCGACCGACCGCCAAAAGAGATTCCGACATTGGAAGACCGCCTTCGCTCGCGGTTTGAATGGGGGCTCATTACGGACATCACTCCTCCCGATTTAGAAACGAGGATCGCCATCCTCAGAAAAAAAGCGAAAGCGGAAGGATTTGATATTCCGAACGAAGTGATGCTCTATATCGCTAATCAAATTGACTCTAACATTCGGGAATTGGAAGGGGCTCTCATACGTGTCGTAGCTTACTCATCATTGATCAATAAAGAAATTAACGCTGACTTAGCAGCAGAGGCGTTAAAAGACATTATTCCAAACACCAAGCCGAAAGTGATCACTATTCAAGATATTCAGCGTGTTGTCGGCCAGCATTTCAATATTAAGCTAGAAGACTTTAAAGCTAAGAAGAGAACGAAGTCTGTTGCTTTTCCGCGGCAAATTGCCATGTACCTTTCGAGGGAACTTACTGATTGCTCATTGCCGAAAATCGGAGACGAATTCGGAGGTCGCGATCATACCACTGTCATTCATGCCCATGAAAAAATTTCTAAGCTTCTGCAAACGGACGTTCAGCTTCAAAAACATATAAAAGAAATCCAAGAGAAACTGAAGCAGTTGTGAATAACTATTGAATAGCTTCGCAAATTACACACAGTCTATCCACATGTGGACAGGCTGTGTTTCCTTTACTTTTTTGACTTATCCACATTTCAACAAGCTTTATTACTACTACTGCAGTTCTTACTTCTTTTTTTATTATAAAAAAATAATTTATTTCCCTAACTGTAGGAGGATTGCATAATGAAAATCACAATCGATCGAGAAGCGTTAGTTCAAAGTGTTCAAGATGTCATGAAAGCTGTGTCACCTCGCACTACGATTCCGATTTTGACAGGAATTAAAATTACGGCGACCCCACAAGGAGTCACATTAACAGGAAGCGATTCCGACATTTCGATTGAATCTTTTATTCCAACGGAAGAAGAAGATAAAGTACTTGTCGAAATAGCAGAAACTGGTAGCATTGTACTGCAAGCTCGCTTTTTTTCAGAAATCGTAAAAAAACTGCCGGAAAAAACAATTGAAATTGAAGTGCAGCCTAATTTCTTAACCGCAATTCGCTCAGGAAAAGCAGAATTTAGCCTAAACGGTCTTGACGCGGAAGAATATCCAAGGCTTCCGCAAATTGAAGAAGAAAATGTTTTCGAAATTCCAACCGACTTGTTAAAAACAATCATCCGGCAAACGGTGTTTGCTGTTTCCACTTCAGAAACGCGGCCAATCTTGACAGGTGTCAACTGGAGAATTGAAGACGAGGAATTAATCTGTACTGCAACAGACAGCCATCGCCTTGCGTTGCGAAAAGCAAAAATAGAGACAGAAAATCATCAATCGCATAATGTCGTCATTCCGGGAAAAAGCTTGAACGAGCTGAGCAAAATTTTGGATGACAGCAATGCCCCTGTTAAAATTGTAATTACGGCGAATCAAATTTTATTTAAAACAAAACGTTTATTATTCTTCTCTCGCTTGTTGGATGGAAACTATCCGGAAACGTCCCGGCTTATCCCAACCGATAGCAAAACAGATATTATCGTGAATGCGAAAGAATTTTTACAAGCGATTGATCGCGCCTCCCTATTAGCGAGGGAAGGAAGAAACAACGTTGTCAAACTAACAACGCTAAATGATGGCATCATTGAAATTTCCTCCGTTTCACCGGAAATCGGAAAAGTAACGGAGGAAATGCAGAGCGAATCGATCGAAGGAGAGGAATTAAAAATTTCTTTCAGCGCAAAATATATGATGGACGCGTTAAAAGCGCTTGATGGTACAGAAATTAAAATCAGCTTTACTGGCGCGATGCGGCCGTTTTTGCTTCGTCCTCTCCATAACGACTCAATGCTTCAGCTTATTTTACCAGTAAGAACGTATTAACATTTGTGAAAGCTGCTAAGTTCTAGCAGCTTTCTTTGCTAGCGCTTCGTTTTTTCGTTAAAATAAAAAAATGGGCAGTTTTTAGAAAGCGAGCGATGAATGGATGGAGAAAAAAGTAACCATTGCGACAGAAACGATTACGCTTGGCCAATTGTTAAAACTCATTCAAGCAGTTGGCACAGGCGGCGCTGTAAAATGGTTTTTGCAAACAAATGAAGTGTTCGTCAACGGAGAAAAAGAAACTCGACGTGGACGAAAATTGAAAAATGGAGACAAAGTCGAAGTCGAAGGACTCGGCACGTTTATCGTAACGAGGGCAGAGTAGGTGAAGAGCCGTTGTTTTTAACATATTTATCATTAAAAAATTATCGCAATTACGAGAGTGAAACAATAAAGTTCGCGAACAACGTAAATATTATTTTAGGAGAAAACGCCCAAGGGAAAACAAACATGATGGAAGCCATCTACGTATTAGCGATGGCAAAATCACACCGGACAGCAAACGACAAAGATCTCATTCGTTGGGATGAAGACTATGCTAAAATAGAAGGAAGGGCAACGAAGAAGAGCGGGGCGCTATCATTAGAACTCATTATTTCAAAAAAAGGAAAAAAAGCAAAATGCAACCATGTTGAGCAGCAGCGGTTAAGCCAATACGTCGGTCATTTAAATATCGTGATGTTTGCTCCTGAAGATTTAAACTTAGTGAAAGGCAGTCCGCAAGTAAGGCGGCGTTTTGTCGATATGGAAATCGGGCAAGTATCGCCTGTCTATATACATGATTTAAGTCAATATCAAAAGCTGCTGCAGCAGCGAAACCATTATTTGAAATTGCTGCAAACGCGCGAGCAGCAAGATGAAACAGTGTTAGATATCTTAACGGAGCAGCTCATTCCGCTAGCTGCTAAAATTACGCTAAAGCGGCATGAATTTTTGCTTTTGCTGGAAAAATGGGCTGCACCGATTCACCATGAAATTAGCCGCGGGTTAGAAACGTTGCAAATCCAATATCGACCTTCCGTTGATGTATCAGAAAGGATGGAGTTGTCGAGAATAATAGAAGCATATAGCGAAAAGTTTGCTACAATAAAAGAGAGAGAAATCCAACGAGGAATGACGCTTGCTGGTCCGCATCGTGACGATATTTCATTCAGCGTGAACGGAAAAGATGTCCAAACATTTGGCTCCCAAGGACAACAACGCACAACAGCACTATCCATCAAGTTGGCGGAAATTGAATTAATTTTTTCTGAAATCGGTGATTACCCCATTCTTTTACTTGATGATGTACTATCGGAACTGGATGACTTTCGGCAAACCCATCTCCTTGACGCGATCCGGCAAAAAGTGCAGACGTTTGTAACGACAACGAGCATTGACGGAATCGAACATGACATCATCAAGGAAGCGGCAATTTACAAAGTCCATTCCGGTCATATTACCGCCCCTCTTTGTGATTAAGCTCTTGAACGTTTGGAAAGAAAGCGTAGGTGATTCGCATGACAATGGAACAAAAAGTCGAACATACGTATGATGCAAGCCAAATTCAAGTATTAGAAGGACTGGAAGCGGTCCGTAAACGTCCAGGGATGTATATTGGCTCTACTGGTCCAAAAGGGCTGCATCATCTCGTATGGGAGATTGTCGATAACAGCATTGATGAGGCGCTAGCGGGTTATTGTACGGAAATAAACGTGACGATCGAAAAAGATAATAGCATTACGGTTGCCGATAACGGTCGTGGCATTCCCGTTGACATTCAAGAGAAAATGGGACGACCGGCTGTCGAAGTCATTATGACTGTGCTCCATGCAGGAGGAAAGTTTGGCGGAGGCGGCTATAAAGTGTCAGGCGGACTGCACGGCGTCGGCGCTTCCGTCGTGAACGCTTTATCCGAAGAACTGGAAGTATATGTGCACAGAGATGGAAAAATTCATTATCAAAAATACCAGCGCGGCGTTCCTTGCACGGATTTGCAAGTGGTTGGAGAAACGGATCGGACAGGCACTACCGTTCATTTTAAGCCTGATCCGGAAATTTTTGCAGAAACGACAGAATTCGATTATGAAACGTTAGCAACCCGCCTTCGCGAGCTGGCTTTTTTAAATCGCGGCCTTAAAATTACGCTTGAAGATAAGCGGGTAGAAAACCGCAAAAATGAATATTGTTACGAAGGCGGTATTCAATCTTACGTTAAGCATTTGAATCGGACGCGCGAAGTGCTTCATGAGGAGCCGATTTACATTGTTGGTGAACGCGATGGAATTTATGTGGAAATTGCTTTCCAATATAACGACAGCTATAGCAGCAATATTTATTCCTTTGTTAACAACATTCATACACACGAAGGCGGGACGCACGAATCCGGTTTTAAAATGGCACTGACGCGCATTATTAACGATTACGCACGCAAACAGCAAATTTTCAAAGATAATGATCCAAATTTAACTGGCGAAGATGTCCGCGAAGGGCTAACAGCAATCGTTTCGATTAAACACCCGTCCCCGCAGTTTGAGGGACAAACAAAAACAAAGCTTGGAAACAGCGACGCACGGACGGTTACCGATGCGGTTTTCTCCGAACAATTTGAAACGTTTTTACTGGAAAACCCAACCATTGCTAGAAAAATTGTTGAAAAAGGGATGATGGCGGCGCGGGCGCGCTTGGCGGCAAAAAAAGCACGTGAACTTACACGGCGAAAAAGCGCGCTTGAAATTTCCAACTTGCCTGGGAAACTAGCGGATTGTTCCTCGAAAGACCCCTCCATCAGCGAATTGTACGTGGTCGAAGGGGACTCCGCAGGCGGTTCAGCAAAGCAAGGAAGAGATCGCCATTTTCAAGCGATTTTGCCGCTTCGCGGAAAAATTATTAACGTCGAAAAGGCGCGGCTTGACAAAATCTTATCGAACAATGAGGTTCGCGCCATTATTACCGCGCTAGGAACGGGAATTGGCGAGGATTTTGATATTACGAAAGCGCGCTACCATAAAATCATTATTATGACAGATGCTGATGTCGATGGAGCGCACATCCGCACATTATTGCTCACTTTCTTTTATCGTTATATGCGCGAATTCATCGAACGGGGATATGTATACATCGCCCAACCGCCGCTTTACAAAATTGAGCAAGGCAAACAAGTAAGGTATGCCTATAACGACCGACAGCTTGAAAAAATTCTTGCCGAATTGCCGGAAAATCCGAAACCAACGATTCAACGTTATAAAGGTCTTGGAGAAATGAACCCGGAACAATTATGGGAAACAACGATGAATCCGGAAACAAGAACGCTGCTTCAAGTCAGCCTTCAAGATGCGATTGAAGCGGACGAGACGTTTGAAATTTTGATGGGAGATAAAGTAGAGCCAAGAAGACAGTTTATTGAAGAAAATGCACGATATGTGAAAAATTTGGACATTTAACCGGAGAGTGTTGAGCAATCACCCTCCCCGCCGAAAATTTTTTATAAGGGAGGTTTTATGAATGTCAGAAAATCAACATCCGCGCATCCGCGAAGTCAATATTAGCCAAGAGATGCGCTCTTCGTTTCTTGATTATGCGATGAGCGTCATTGTATCGCGGGCATTGCCTGATGTGCGCGATGGGCTAAAGCCAGTGCATCGTCGTATTTTATACGCGATGCATGATCTCGGAATGACCGCGGACAAACCGTATAAAAAGTCGGCCCGCATCGTCGGCGAAGTTATCGGGAAATACCACCCTCACGGTGACGCGGCAGTGTACGATACGATGGTTCGCATGGCGCAAGATTTTAATTATCGCTATATGCTTGTGGACGGTCATGGAAATTTTGGCTCTATTGATGGCGACGCGGCCGCAGCGATGCGTTACACGGAAGCGCGCATGTCGAAAATTGCGATGGAAATGTTGCGCGACATTAACAAAGACACGATTGACTATCAAGATAACTACGACGGTTCAGAAAAAGAGCCTGTCGTATTGCCGTCGCGCTTCCCGAATTTATTGGTAAACGGTTCTTCGGGAATCGCTGTCGGGATGGCGACGAACATTCCACCACATCAGCTCGGCGAAGTGATCGACGCGATTTTGGCATTAAGTAAAAATCCCGACATGACAGTAGCCGATTTAATGGAGCATATTCCGGGACCGGATTTTCCGACAGCGGGGCAAATCATTGGACGGAGCGGTATTCGTAAAGCGTATGAAACAGGCCGCGGATCGATTATATTGCGCGCCAAAGTTGAGATTGAGCAGCAGCCAAACGGAAAAGAAATGATCATCGTTCGCGAGCTTCCTTATCAAGTCAATAAAGCGAAATTGATTGAGCGTATCGCCGAACTTGTTCGTGAAAAGAAAATTGACGGCATTACTGATTTGCGCGACGAGTCCGATCGCAGTGGAATGCGAATCGTCATTGAAGTGCGAAAAGATGCGAACGCGAAGGTCATCTTGAACAATTTATATAAACATACTGCGATGCAAACGAGCTTTGGCATTAACATGCTCGCGCTCGTCGACGGCCAGCCGAAAGTATTAAACTTAAAAGAATGCCTGCAGTATTATTTAGACCATCAAAAAACGGTCATCCGCCGCCGCACGGCATATGAATTGAAAAAAGCGGAGGCACGAGCCCATATTTTGGAAGGGCTTCGCATTGCTCTTGATCATCTCGATGAAGTGATTAATTTAATTCGTAGCTCGCAAACGACAGAAATCGCCAGAGAGGGACTTATGCAGCAATTTTCTCTCAGCGAAAGACAAGCACAGGCGATTTTGGACATGCGTTTGCAGCGATTGACGGGGTTAGAACGAGAAAAAATTGAACAAGAGTATCAAGATCTTATTCGCTTGATTGCTGAATTAAAAGCGATTTTAGCCGATGAGGAAAAAGTTTTGCAAATTATTCGCGATGAGCTGACGGAAATTAAAGAGCGGTTTAACGATGAGCGGAGAACAGAAATCGTCGCTGGAGGAGCCGAAGAATTTGAGGACGAAGATTTAATTCCGCGCGAAAACATCGTTATTACGCTCACGCATAAAGGTTATATTAAACGGTTGCCGGTTTCGACTTATAAAAG contains:
- the dnaA gene encoding chromosomal replication initiator protein DnaA, encoding MENIHDLWNRVLGEIEKKISKPSFETWLKSTKAHSLRGDTLVIVAPNEFARDWLDSRYSRLITETIYDITGEELAVKFIIPPNQSEDDFDLQQSLKKQRKSYEEPADFPQSMLNPKYTFDTFVIGSGNRFAHAASLAVAEAPAKAYNPLFIYGGVGLGKTHLMHAIGHYVIEHNPSAKVVYLSSEKFTNEFINAIRDNRPDDFRNKYRNVDVLLIDDIQFLAGKEQTQEEFFHTFNTLHEESKQIVISSDRPPKEIPTLEDRLRSRFEWGLITDITPPDLETRIAILRKKAKAEGFDIPNEVMLYIANQIDSNIRELEGALIRVVAYSSLINKEINADLAAEALKDIIPNTKPKVITIQDIQRVVGQHFNIKLEDFKAKKRTKSVAFPRQIAMYLSRELTDCSLPKIGDEFGGRDHTTVIHAHEKISKLLQTDVQLQKHIKEIQEKLKQL
- the dnaN gene encoding DNA polymerase III subunit beta; protein product: MKITIDREALVQSVQDVMKAVSPRTTIPILTGIKITATPQGVTLTGSDSDISIESFIPTEEEDKVLVEIAETGSIVLQARFFSEIVKKLPEKTIEIEVQPNFLTAIRSGKAEFSLNGLDAEEYPRLPQIEEENVFEIPTDLLKTIIRQTVFAVSTSETRPILTGVNWRIEDEELICTATDSHRLALRKAKIETENHQSHNVVIPGKSLNELSKILDDSNAPVKIVITANQILFKTKRLLFFSRLLDGNYPETSRLIPTDSKTDIIVNAKEFLQAIDRASLLAREGRNNVVKLTTLNDGIIEISSVSPEIGKVTEEMQSESIEGEELKISFSAKYMMDALKALDGTEIKISFTGAMRPFLLRPLHNDSMLQLILPVRTY
- the yaaA gene encoding S4 domain-containing protein YaaA, translating into MEKKVTIATETITLGQLLKLIQAVGTGGAVKWFLQTNEVFVNGEKETRRGRKLKNGDKVEVEGLGTFIVTRAE
- the recF gene encoding DNA replication/repair protein RecF, which produces MFLTYLSLKNYRNYESETIKFANNVNIILGENAQGKTNMMEAIYVLAMAKSHRTANDKDLIRWDEDYAKIEGRATKKSGALSLELIISKKGKKAKCNHVEQQRLSQYVGHLNIVMFAPEDLNLVKGSPQVRRRFVDMEIGQVSPVYIHDLSQYQKLLQQRNHYLKLLQTREQQDETVLDILTEQLIPLAAKITLKRHEFLLLLEKWAAPIHHEISRGLETLQIQYRPSVDVSERMELSRIIEAYSEKFATIKEREIQRGMTLAGPHRDDISFSVNGKDVQTFGSQGQQRTTALSIKLAEIELIFSEIGDYPILLLDDVLSELDDFRQTHLLDAIRQKVQTFVTTTSIDGIEHDIIKEAAIYKVHSGHITAPLCD
- the gyrB gene encoding DNA topoisomerase (ATP-hydrolyzing) subunit B, with translation MEQKVEHTYDASQIQVLEGLEAVRKRPGMYIGSTGPKGLHHLVWEIVDNSIDEALAGYCTEINVTIEKDNSITVADNGRGIPVDIQEKMGRPAVEVIMTVLHAGGKFGGGGYKVSGGLHGVGASVVNALSEELEVYVHRDGKIHYQKYQRGVPCTDLQVVGETDRTGTTVHFKPDPEIFAETTEFDYETLATRLRELAFLNRGLKITLEDKRVENRKNEYCYEGGIQSYVKHLNRTREVLHEEPIYIVGERDGIYVEIAFQYNDSYSSNIYSFVNNIHTHEGGTHESGFKMALTRIINDYARKQQIFKDNDPNLTGEDVREGLTAIVSIKHPSPQFEGQTKTKLGNSDARTVTDAVFSEQFETFLLENPTIARKIVEKGMMAARARLAAKKARELTRRKSALEISNLPGKLADCSSKDPSISELYVVEGDSAGGSAKQGRDRHFQAILPLRGKIINVEKARLDKILSNNEVRAIITALGTGIGEDFDITKARYHKIIIMTDADVDGAHIRTLLLTFFYRYMREFIERGYVYIAQPPLYKIEQGKQVRYAYNDRQLEKILAELPENPKPTIQRYKGLGEMNPEQLWETTMNPETRTLLQVSLQDAIEADETFEILMGDKVEPRRQFIEENARYVKNLDI
- the gyrA gene encoding DNA gyrase subunit A — protein: MSENQHPRIREVNISQEMRSSFLDYAMSVIVSRALPDVRDGLKPVHRRILYAMHDLGMTADKPYKKSARIVGEVIGKYHPHGDAAVYDTMVRMAQDFNYRYMLVDGHGNFGSIDGDAAAAMRYTEARMSKIAMEMLRDINKDTIDYQDNYDGSEKEPVVLPSRFPNLLVNGSSGIAVGMATNIPPHQLGEVIDAILALSKNPDMTVADLMEHIPGPDFPTAGQIIGRSGIRKAYETGRGSIILRAKVEIEQQPNGKEMIIVRELPYQVNKAKLIERIAELVREKKIDGITDLRDESDRSGMRIVIEVRKDANAKVILNNLYKHTAMQTSFGINMLALVDGQPKVLNLKECLQYYLDHQKTVIRRRTAYELKKAEARAHILEGLRIALDHLDEVINLIRSSQTTEIAREGLMQQFSLSERQAQAILDMRLQRLTGLEREKIEQEYQDLIRLIAELKAILADEEKVLQIIRDELTEIKERFNDERRTEIVAGGAEEFEDEDLIPRENIVITLTHKGYIKRLPVSTYKSQKRGGRGVQGMHTNEDDFVEHLLITSTHDTVLFFTNKGKVYRAKGYEIPEFSRTAKGIPLINLLELDKDEWINTIIPINNEFDDNLYLFFTTKQGIAKRSPLSSFAHIRNNGLIAIHLREGDELISAKLTDGSKHIIVGTKNGMLIRFPETDVRAMGRSATGVKAITLEDGDEVVGMEILEDGCDVLVVTKNGYGKRTPSSEYRIQSRGGKGIKTCNITEKNGTVVAVKTVTGEEDLMLITASGILIRIAVSDISRMGRNTQGVKLIRLSDDSEHEYVATVAKVPKEEKENEDEENR